Part of the Candidatus Binatia bacterium genome, CGCCCCGCGCAAGTCCGGTTCGGCCCGGACCCTCTCCTCGCTCTTCGAGAAGCGGGGTGCGCGCGATCCCCAGGAAAGGACGAGCCTCATCCAGGGATTGATCGAAGGTCGAAAGCTGGGTCGACTACTCGAACTTGCGACCGTGACCGAGGCACCCGCGCTCGCGGCCGTACTCGACGCGGCTGTCAGTTTTGTCTGCTCGAACCCGACCTGCCAGGAGATAGCCAATTCGCACACGATTCCGGTCGATCCGCCGCGGTGTGAGGTCTGCGGTGGTTCGGATCTGCGCGCCGCCGCAAGCGCCTTGTTCCGCGCTTGCACAGACAAAGGCCTCAATCGGATACGCATCTTCGGGGGGGCGCCAAGCTACCATACGCGTCTCAAGGAACTCGCAAGCGGAACCGAAATCGAACTCAAATGCATACCTGGCGATGTGCGACGGACCGAGAAGCAAGCCAGGGAAGACCAGAAGCACTCACACCTGGTCATCCTCTGGGGAGGAACCATCCTCGACCACGCAACGAGCAATCTCTACGACAAGAACCGATCGGCTGTCGTGACGGTGGCAAATCGAGGCCTCGCCGGGATGCTCGTGAAGTCCAGGGAAATGGTCGAATCCCGCGGGCCCTCATGAGCGAGTTCCATCTAGAGTCGATGCCGCCAGAGCGAAGTTGCGCAGGCGGACCACGCTAAATGCGGGTTCGCGTTCAAACGGGCACTTCACCATCGGTCCCGGAGCGCGGAACATCTCCGCGCTCGCAGTGGAAGTACGAATGCGAGAGGGGGGAGTTGAACCCCCACGCCCTTTCGGGCACTAGCTCCTGAGGCTAGCGCGTCTGCCATTCCGCCACTCTCGCGTGAGTGCTGCCTTAGCTACCAAGCAGCAGGTCCTCAGGCAATGTCGGCCCGGACGCCTCAGGACTTTCCCGGTTCTGCACGCAGGGAAGCCGGATGGTGCAGAGGGTTTCCCTCGCCACGGCAGCGCTTCGAGCAATAGACCACCTGCTCCCAATCCCGCTCCCATTTCTTGCGCCAACGGAAAGAACGCTGGCAAACAGGGCAGGTTTTTTCGGGTAAATCCGACTTGGCGCGCATCTTGGACATGAGCAATCCTGAATATCGTCCCACGCGTGGCCCTCGTGGCAAGAGCCGCAAGAGTCTCGTCGGAGAAAAGGATCGATGGGCCTGAATCGATTTCGATCGGAGGCTCAGGTGCGGATGATCCCCGGAGCCTTGAAGACGTGGTCGGGAAAGACCGTATCAAGAGACGGGTTCCCCAGATGATCGCGCACGATTTCGCCGCATAGATCGCGGAAGTCGGTGGTCACGGCCAGGTCACGGCCGGAGCTGAGATCTCCGGGGGCAAGACCGGGCCAGTCGGCCAGCACCTGCCCTCCGTTGACGGTGCCGCCGATGGCCATCATGGCTGTGCCGCGGCCGTGGTCGGTGCCGCCCGAGCCGTTCTGGGCAACGGTGCGCCCGAACTCGCTCATGGTCAGGAGGCAGATTTCGTCCATCTCCTTGCCGAGATCTTGATAGAATGCGCCGAGGCTGTCGGCGACATCGGCGAGCAGATCGGCGAGGTTCCCGGTGGCCGCTCCCTGACGGGAATGGGTGTCCCAGCCGCCGGTTTCGACAAAGGCGACTTCGAGGCCGATGTCCGCACGTCTGACCTGAGCGATCTCCTGGAGTGACCTTCCCAAAGAACTGTTCGGGTAGGCGGCGCCGTTTTGCGGGGCGTAGCCCTGAGCGCCGAGTTCGGTGAAGATCTCGTAGTTGGCCAGCGTTTCGCCGACGGTTGTCCCCAGCAAGTCCCCTCGGCCCACATACATCTCGTCGATGGCCTGGCGTACCAGCGTTCCGTCCGTGCCCCGACCCAGATCCAGAGAGGTCAGAGTGCTTGCGGCATAACTGGCTGCCTCACCGGCCAGAATCCTCGGCGTGGTATTTGTCACCGCAATCCCACGCAGGTCAGCGTCCCCACTGGTGCTTTGCAGGTGGCGGTTGAGCCATCCGTCGGGGCTGCCTTTGACCCCGGGCGTGCCGGTTTCCATGTAGTCTTGCGCGTCGAAATGCGAGCGTGTGGGGTCTGGCGAGCCGCAGGCATGGATGATCGCGAGCGACCGGTCCGACCAGGCGGGCATCAGCGACTCCATGGCGGGATGCAACCCGAAGAATCCGTCGAGGTTCAGGGCACCGTCGGCCTGCGAGGGCGCGCCAATGGCGATGTCGGGGCGCGTGCTGCCGTAGTTCGGATCGCCGAAAGGAACGACCATATTGAGACCATCGACGGCCCCGCGTTGGAACAGGCAGACCAGCAGGCGTTTGCCGGTCGGCGCGGCAGCGGCCTCACGCAGGAACAGGCGTGTGCCGAGTCCGGTGGCCACCATCCCGGCCATGCCATGGCGCAGGAAGCGACGACGGGTGAGAGTATTTTGCGAACAAGATCGTTTGTTTTTCATGTTCCTCTCCTTCACTGCAGTTGGAATTCCGGGCTGGCCAGAGCCAG contains:
- a CDS encoding DUF1501 domain-containing protein, which translates into the protein MKNKRSCSQNTLTRRRFLRHGMAGMVATGLGTRLFLREAAAAPTGKRLLVCLFQRGAVDGLNMVVPFGDPNYGSTRPDIAIGAPSQADGALNLDGFFGLHPAMESLMPAWSDRSLAIIHACGSPDPTRSHFDAQDYMETGTPGVKGSPDGWLNRHLQSTSGDADLRGIAVTNTTPRILAGEAASYAASTLTSLDLGRGTDGTLVRQAIDEMYVGRGDLLGTTVGETLANYEIFTELGAQGYAPQNGAAYPNSSLGRSLQEIAQVRRADIGLEVAFVETGGWDTHSRQGAATGNLADLLADVADSLGAFYQDLGKEMDEICLLTMSEFGRTVAQNGSGGTDHGRGTAMMAIGGTVNGGQVLADWPGLAPGDLSSGRDLAVTTDFRDLCGEIVRDHLGNPSLDTVFPDHVFKAPGIIRT
- a CDS encoding DUF2256 domain-containing protein; the protein is MSKMRAKSDLPEKTCPVCQRSFRWRKKWERDWEQVVYCSKRCRGEGNPLHHPASLRAEPGKS